Sequence from the Nitrospirota bacterium genome:
CACGCGCACGCCACGCAGGTCCACATCGAACTGGCCGGGACCGCGGAGGCCCTGCAGTTGACGATCGCCGATGACGGAAGGGGCTTCGATGAAACCGAGACGACCAAGCCGACGGCATTCGGGCTCACCGGCATCAAGGAACGGGCCCGGCTGCTGGACGGGGCGGTTTCGTGTCAGAGCCGGTCCGGCCGTGGCACACAGATTATGGTTCGGATTCCGATGAGGAGACCGACATGATCCAGGTCGCGATTCTCGACGACCATGCCGTCGTCAGACGGGGCATCCGCGAGATCCTGTCCGCCGAGCCGGACATGCAGGTGTGCTGCGAAGCCGCGACCGCGCAGGGGCTGCTCGACGCGATCCGCAAGCAAGCGTGCGACCTCGTGGTGATGGACATCACGCTGCCGGGCCGAAGCGGCTTGGAAGTGCTGCACGAACTCCGGGAGGAGCGGCCGAAGCTGCCGGTGCTGGTGCTGACCATTCATGCGGAGGAGCAGTTCGGAATTCGCACGCTCAAGGCCGGGGCCGCCGGCTATCTGAACAAGGAGGCCGCGCCGGACGAACTCGTGAAGGCGATCAGGAAAATTGTCGGCGGCGGACGGTACCTCACCCCCTCGTTGGCCGAAGCCCTCGCGGCCGAGGTGATGTCGCCGCAGGATCGGCCGCTCCATCAGACGCTGTCGAACCGCGAGGATGAAGTATTCCGGCTGCTGGCCTCCGGCAAGACGGTGACGGACGTGGGGCGCCAGCTGGCCCTCAGCGTCAAGACCGTCAGCACGCATCGCACGCGCATCCTGAAAAAACTCCGCCTGACCACCACCGCCGAGCTGATCCGGTACGCGATTCTAAACCGGTTGGTAAGCTAGGGCCAGCACCCGGCGTGGAGGCACCGGCAGTGCACCCGCCGCCCGGTGTCCGCTTGATCCATCAGATCCGCCTGTCAGACAAACCCTGACCTCACAATCAGACGATCTGACCTGTTGCGCCTCTTTCTTTCTCGTTATCCTATGATCTCTCTCGACAACTTCTCACGGCCCGGTTGTTGCGGAACATGACGGGTTTCACGACCACCTATGGATAGAGCCGACAATCCCCTCCCTACCGGAACCATTCTGCTGGTCGAGGAAGACCTGCAAGTGCGCGACGTGATCCGTGAATTCCTGACCGGAGCCGGCTACCGGGTCTTGGAGGCGGAGGACGGGCCGAAGGCGTTGGCGCTGAGCGAGCAGTATGCGGGGCCGATCCATCTGCTGATAACCGATGACATCACACCCTGCATGAGCGGACCGGCCTTGGCCGCTCGGCTGGCCCACTTTCACCCCCACCTACAGAGGATCTTCATGTTGGACTATGTGGACGACCAGCTTCTCCGCGAGATGGAAGCTACTGGATGCCGCATCTTGCAGATTCCCTTTTCGCGGGAAGCGCTCTTGGGCAAGGTGCGCGACCTGCTGGGAAAGCCCCTTCAGGATAACGGTTGAACGCCCGTCTCCGACGACCGGCCCCGCGCCGGGGTTCTTGTCGCTCCACCCCGTTCAGCATCTGATTCCGCATCGGCCCTCCGCCTGCGCCAACCTTTCTTGCTCTCAGGAATGGGCGTATGATTCAAGAAGGATATGCCGCGCCCATCACGGCGCGATCGGAGGCCGGCCGCACAGGGGAGGGCAATCATGGCAACCCAGCGTGTGTTGATGGCGGTGCTGACTCTGGCGTCGGCGCTGTGGAGCGGACCCCTCTGGTCCGCGGAGAAGGACTCAGGGGCTTCGATTAAGATCGCACCCGAGACCGTGGCCGACTATGTCCACGCAGTGATCGAGGCCGACCGGATTTTCTACACCCTGCACGTTGTCGAGCGCATGCAGGCCAAAGGCGTGGCGACGGCCTCAGAAAACTGGCGAGTGTCGCACACGCTGCCGCTGCCGGCCCAGTTTCTCAAGGAGTCCGGCGAACTGGCCGCCATCACGGGGGCCAGGATTCAATACCGGCTCATCGGGCTCTGGCCGATCAATCCGCAGAATGCGGCGGTGACGGAATTCGAGAAGCAGGGTCTGGAAGCGGTGCGGGCGCACCCGGAACGTCCCCATACCGGCGTGATCACGCTCGGCGGAAATCGATATTTCCAGGCCATCTATGCGGACCGGGCCTTCGCGCAGGCCTGCATCGGCTGCCACAACGCGCACCCGCGCAGCACGAAGCAGGACTTCAAGATCAACGACGTGATGGGCGGGGTGCTGATCAGCTTTCCGCTGGAGTAAGCGGACCTGAGGCCCGCGTCGGCGGCAGAGGTTTGTTGCAATGTTCGCAAGTCGGGCGAAGTTCCAGCACGGCCAATCTCCTTGGTGAAGTAGTAGGCCTATGCCTTGACCATGACCAGGAGCATCTTGAACCGCGTCACCGCTTTGAGGGCATGAGGCCGACCGGCCGGAAGTCGCAAGAGCTGGCCGGCGGAAACACGATGCGGAGCCCCGGCGATGGAGATCTCTGCCTCTCCCTCGATCAGAATCACCAGAGCGTCAAAT
This genomic interval carries:
- a CDS encoding response regulator transcription factor — its product is MIQVAILDDHAVVRRGIREILSAEPDMQVCCEAATAQGLLDAIRKQACDLVVMDITLPGRSGLEVLHELREERPKLPVLVLTIHAEEQFGIRTLKAGAAGYLNKEAAPDELVKAIRKIVGGGRYLTPSLAEALAAEVMSPQDRPLHQTLSNREDEVFRLLASGKTVTDVGRQLALSVKTVSTHRTRILKKLRLTTTAELIRYAILNRLVS
- a CDS encoding response regulator; this translates as MDRADNPLPTGTILLVEEDLQVRDVIREFLTGAGYRVLEAEDGPKALALSEQYAGPIHLLITDDITPCMSGPALAARLAHFHPHLQRIFMLDYVDDQLLREMEATGCRILQIPFSREALLGKVRDLLGKPLQDNG
- a CDS encoding DUF3365 domain-containing protein, yielding MATQRVLMAVLTLASALWSGPLWSAEKDSGASIKIAPETVADYVHAVIEADRIFYTLHVVERMQAKGVATASENWRVSHTLPLPAQFLKESGELAAITGARIQYRLIGLWPINPQNAAVTEFEKQGLEAVRAHPERPHTGVITLGGNRYFQAIYADRAFAQACIGCHNAHPRSTKQDFKINDVMGGVLISFPLE
- a CDS encoding cupin domain-containing protein, coding for MNELEGVVPLAELVQYQPGAVVSRTIVKKPVGTVTAFAFDQGEGLSEHTAPFDALVILIEGEAEISIAGAPHRVSAGQLLRLPAGRPHALKAVTRFKMLLVMVKA